The genomic stretch CTACCAGGGGCCGGGCATCAAGACCATCGTTCCGCCGTTTGCCGAAGCAAAGGTCAGCCTGCGTCTCGTGCCCGACCAGACTCCTGCCAAGGCCTTCGAGCTCTTGGCCGCCGAGGTGAAGCGCCTGAACCCCGACGTTGTCGTCACCGCCGAGAGCGCGCTCGCTCCGTTTCGCGGCGAGACGACGGGACCGCTGGCGGAGGCGGCGGCTTCCGCCCTGAAGTACGGGTTCGGCCAGCGCCCAGCGTTCGTACGCGAGGGCGGCAGCATCGGCGCCGTGGTGACGATGAAACGCCACCTCGCTTGCCCCATTCATTTCATCGGGTTGTCCTTGCCCGATCACGGGTATCACGCGCCGAACGAATACTTCGACTGGGGACAGGCCGCGGGTGGCATGCGCACCTTCGTGAAGTACTTCGAGCTCGCTCCGGCTGCACTGGCAGCCAGCCGGCCGGCGGCTCCCCGGCGGCGCGCGCGCTGAAGACCCCGGGCATCTCGGGTCCCTGATAGACTGTCTCTGGGGCGCGGCCGTGAAACCCAACGAACACGTACGCCAACCAGCAGACCGGGCACTTTGCGAGGCCCGAGTGGACACCGACCTCATCGCGGGGCTCCATCTGGTCCGCTTGCTCGCGGTGGGTGACCTCGGCGCGGTCTACGCCGCTCAGAGTCAGGCGCGGGGCAAGGTCGCGGTGAAGGTGTTTCATCCGGAGCTCGCGTCCGACTTGAGCCCGGAGCTGCTGCGCGGTCTGCGCTCGGCCTCCGATGTTGGGCACCCCGCCGTCGTTGCCCCGCTCGAGATCATTTCAGATGGCGACACGCGCGCCTGCGTCTCCGGCTTGGTCAGCGGAGAGAGCGCCGCTCAACTCTCCCGACGACGCCGCGGCCGTATTCCGCCATCCGAGGCGCTGCGCGTCGGCCGGGACGTGCTCGACATCATCGGCACCGCACACGCGAGCTCGCTCTGCCACGGAGCGTTGTCGTTGTCGCACGTACTCCTGGACGAACAAGGTGGGGTTCGCCTCCTCGGCTTCGGTGAAGCTCGTGTGCGCGCTCACCTCGGGCTCGGGTCCGGTCTCGCGTACCTCGCCCCCGGTACGAAGCTGAACGCGCCCAGCGTCGAGGGCGATCTGTGGGCGGTCGGCGCGATCGTGTTCGTCCTGCTCACCGGCGCCAGCCCGCTCTCCGTTGCCGAATCCTCCGAAGCTGGCGGCCAGCGCGTGCGGTCACTGGCGGAGCTCAGCAACCGCGCACCGAGACCGCTGGTCGAGCTAGTCGACCGGATGCTCAGCACCGAGCCCGCGCGCCGATGGATCGACGCCGGCACCGAGCTCGCGGCGATGCGCGAGGTCCTGGCAATGCGTGACGTGCAGTACGCCCACGCCTTGGCCAGCACGCTCGCGGGACAGTCAGGCACGCATGCCTGGATCGATCCGATGCGGGTTTCGCAGCCACCGCCGGCATCGCCGAGTGGTTCGACACCGCCAGTCACACCGCGTGGCGGCACACCTCCACGCTTGCCTCGACCGATCTCCGAGCCACCCGACACCCCCCGTTCGAAGCATGCACCGTCGGTCCGTCCCCCGCCTCGGGAGGAAACCTACGACAGCACGACCGGTGGCTCACCAGCGCCACCCGCGCGGGCGTCGTCGAGTCGGCCGCCTCCGATCGACCCAGCAAAAAGCTCGCCGGCGCGCGCCGACGACCGTGGTTCGGTCCGACCGCCGAAGACTCTCACGCCCGAGCGGGGAGCGTCGGCACCACAAAAGACACAGCTGCCAGAGACTGCCGCTGGCGAGCGGGTGAGGTCACCCGAGAAACCGCAGCCAGCGTCGACAACGACAAACCCCCAGCAAGGCGCGCAGCAGATCCGTTCGATCCTCGAGTTCGACTCCAGCATGCAGCTGGAAGATGCGTGGAAGGCCGCGCGCAAGTCGCCGGGGGGCGCTCGTCGCGGGAGCGAAGACGACGCGAGTGATGCAATTCGCAAGCTGCCTTCGGGCGCGGGCGCCGCGACCGAGCTCGCGCTCGAGCTGTCATCGCTGACGTCACCGGACCCCGAACGGTTGGTCCAGGTCGCCGCCTGCTCGCTCGAGGGCCCCGCCCTCGGCCCCGCGCTCGAGGCCTTCGGGCCCGCGCTCTCCGACCACGTCACTCGTTCGCTCGAACATGAACCCCTGACCTCGCTCGACTTGCTGTTGAAGCTGCAGCGCGCGGTGAGAGCTCCCCCGGCACTGCTCGTGAGAGAGCGTCAGCGTGTGCTCGATCAAATCGCGAGCACCGACCTGATCCAGTCGCTCTTCATTCGCCTCGGCGGGCAGCTCTCCGACGCACGCGCCCTCGACTCCCTCGGCGAGTTGTTGCCCTCGCTCGGGGTGCAGTTCGCCGTTCCCCTGGCCAACGCCCTGCCCCTGGTCGTCGACCCTTCGCTGAGAGCCAAGGTCGTGCACCATCTCACCGTCGAGCTCACGGACCACGAGCCGCTCCTGGCCGAGCTCGGGCGCACTGCGGCGCCGCGCTTCGGCGTCGAGGTCGTGCGTTTGTTGGCTCAGATCGAGACGCTGGCGGCCCGCCAGGCGCTGGCCCAGATCGCAGAGAGCCCGCACTTCGTCGTGAAACTCGAAGCACTCGGCGCGAGCGAGGGCGCGTCCAGCGAAAAACTTCGGGTCGAGCTGCGGCAGCGTTTGGTCGAAGCCCCCTCGAGCGAACGCATCCAGACTCTGCGCGCGCTTGCGGACTTCGACGTCCGCTTCGCGGCCCCATTCTTGGCGGTGCGTATCAAGTCGGACGAGCTCGACTCCCTGCCATTCGAAGAGAGGCGCGCGCTGCTCCACGCGCTGTGCGTGGTCGCCCCCACTCGTGCCGAAGCGGTGCTCGCGGAGCTCCTGGCGCAAAAGAAGCTCCTGAGCTCCAGCGCGCACGAAGAGACTCGGGCGCTCTCGG from Myxococcales bacterium encodes the following:
- a CDS encoding protein kinase, whose amino-acid sequence is MDTDLIAGLHLVRLLAVGDLGAVYAAQSQARGKVAVKVFHPELASDLSPELLRGLRSASDVGHPAVVAPLEIISDGDTRACVSGLVSGESAAQLSRRRRGRIPPSEALRVGRDVLDIIGTAHASSLCHGALSLSHVLLDEQGGVRLLGFGEARVRAHLGLGSGLAYLAPGTKLNAPSVEGDLWAVGAIVFVLLTGASPLSVAESSEAGGQRVRSLAELSNRAPRPLVELVDRMLSTEPARRWIDAGTELAAMREVLAMRDVQYAHALASTLAGQSGTHAWIDPMRVSQPPPASPSGSTPPVTPRGGTPPRLPRPISEPPDTPRSKHAPSVRPPPREETYDSTTGGSPAPPARASSSRPPPIDPAKSSPARADDRGSVRPPKTLTPERGASAPQKTQLPETAAGERVRSPEKPQPASTTTNPQQGAQQIRSILEFDSSMQLEDAWKAARKSPGGARRGSEDDASDAIRKLPSGAGAATELALELSSLTSPDPERLVQVAACSLEGPALGPALEAFGPALSDHVTRSLEHEPLTSLDLLLKLQRAVRAPPALLVRERQRVLDQIASTDLIQSLFIRLGGQLSDARALDSLGELLPSLGVQFAVPLANALPLVVDPSLRAKVVHHLTVELTDHEPLLAELGRTAAPRFGVEVVRLLAQIETLAARQALAQIAESPHFVVKLEALGASEGASSEKLRVELRQRLVEAPSSERIQTLRALADFDVRFAAPFLAVRIKSDELDSLPFEERRALLHALCVVAPTRAEAVLAELLAQKKLLSSSAHEETRALSASALGEVASSELGIETLVHHAGKHFGTSDRVRLAAERALQTVRARMAAGAPAHRSVKPGAGRSEAPPRPSQPPRLSQPPPKKTPSGSDRGRR